A window of the Lolium perenne isolate Kyuss_39 chromosome 7, Kyuss_2.0, whole genome shotgun sequence genome harbors these coding sequences:
- the LOC127311452 gene encoding granule-bound starch synthase 1, chloroplastic/amyloplastic gives MAALATSQLATSGALPGLTDRSTPSLFRRGGFQGPRPRNPADAALSMRTSACATPKQTRRTQQRGSRRGTSVVVRATAGMNIVFVGAEMAPWSKTGGLGDVLGGLPPAMAANGHRVMVISPRYDQYKDAWDTGVISEIKMGDEYERVRFFHCYKRGVDRVFIDHPSFLEKVWGKTKEKIYGPNTGTDYQDNQLRFSLLCQAALEAPRILNLDNNPYYSGPYGEEVLFVCNDWHTGPLACYLKSNYQSNGLYKTAKVAFCIHNISYQGRFSFDDFSLLNLPERFKSSYDFIDGYDKPVEGRKINWMKAGILESDRVLTVSPYYAEELISGEARGCELDNIMRLTGITGIVNGMDVSEWDPSKDKYIAVKYDDTTAVEGKALNKEALQAEVGLTVDSKVPLVAFIGRLEEQKGPDVMVAAIKEVLEEVEDVQIVLLGTGKKKFERLLKSAEEDFPEKVRAVVKFNAPLAHLIMAGADVLAVTSRFEPCGLIQLQGMRYGTPCACASTGGLVDTIVEGKTGFHMGRLSVDCNVLEPSDVKKAATTLKRAIKVVGTPTYQEMVKNCMTQDLSWKGPAKNWEDVLLDLGVAGSEPGIIGDEIAPLALENVAAP, from the exons ATGGCAGCTCTGGCCACATCCCAGCTCGCCACCTCGGGCGCCCTCCCCGGCCTCACCGACAGGTCGACGCCGTCATTGTTCCGGCGCGGTGGCTTCCAGGGCCCGAGACCACGGAACCCGGCGGACGCCGCGCTCAGCATGAGGACCAGCGCGTGCGCGACCCCCAAGCAGACGCGGAGGACGCAGCAACGAGGGAGCCGACGGGGCACCTCCGTCGTGGTGCGTGCCACGGCCGGCATGAACATCGTCTTCGTCGGCGCCGAGATGGCGCCCTGGAGCAAGACCGGCGGCCTCGGCGACGTCCTCGGCGGCCTCCCGCCAGCCATGGCC GCGAACGGGCACAGGGTCATGGTCATCTCCCCGCGCTACGACCAGTACAAGGACGCCTGGGACACCGGCGTCATCTCCGAG ATCAAGATGGGCGACGAGTACGAGAGGGTGAGGTTCTTCCACTGCTACAAGCGTGGGGTGGACCGTGTGTTCATCGACCACCCGTCCTTCCTCGAGAAG GTTTGGGGCAAAACCAAAGAGAAGATCTACGGGCCCAACACCGGCACAGATTACCAGGACAACCAGCTACGCTTCAGCCTTCTCTGCCAGGCAGCACTTGAGGCGCCCAGGATCCTAAACCTCGACAACAACCCGTACTACTCCGGACCTTACG GGGAAGAAGTCTTGTTCGTGTGCAACGACTGGCACACTGGCCCTCTTGCTTGCTACCTCAAGAGCAACTACCAGTCCAATGGCCTCTACAAGACTGCAAAG GTCGCATTCTGTATCCACAACATATCCTACCAGGGCCGCTTCTCTTTCGATGACTTTTCGCTCCTCAACCTCCCCGAGAGGTTCAAGTCGTCCTACGATTTCATCGACGG GTACGACAAGCCGGTGGAGGGGCGGAAGATCAACTGGATGAAGGCCGGGATCCTTGAATCCGACAGGGTGCTGACGGTGAGCCCGTACTACGCGGAGGAGCTCATCTCCGGCGAAGCTAGGGGCTGCGAGCTGGACAACATCATGCGGCTCACTGGCATCACCGGCATTGTCAACGGCATGGACGTTAGTGAGTGGGACCCGAGCAAGGACAAGTACATCGCCGTGAAGTACGACGACACCACC GCGGTGGAGGGAAAGGCGCTGAACAAGGAGGCGCTGCAGGCGGAGGTGGGGCTGACCGTGGACAGCAAAGTGCCGCTGGTGGCGTTCATCGGCAGGCTGGAGGAGCAGAAGGGCCCCGACGTGATGGTCGCCGCCATCAAGGAGGTGCTAGAGGAGGTGGAAGACGTTCAGATCGTGCTCCTGGGCACCGGAAAGAAGAAGTTCGAACGGCTGCTCAAGAGCGCGGAGGAGGATTTCCCGGAGAAGGTGAGGGCCGTGGTCAAGTTCAACGCGCCGCTGGCTCACCTGATCATGGCCGGCGCCGACGTGCTCGCCGTCACCAGCCGCTTCGAGCCCTGCGGTCTCATCCAACTCCAGGGGATGCGCTACGGAACG CCATGCGCGTGCGCTTCCACCGGCGGACTCGTCGACACGATCGTGGAGGGCAAGACTGGGTTTCACATGGGCCGACTCAGTGTCGAC TGCAACGTCCTGGAGCCGAGCGACGTGAAGAAGGCGGCTACCACCCTGAAGCGCGCCATCAAGGTCGTCGGCACGCCGACATACCAGGAGATGGTCAAGAACTGCATGACCCAGGATCTCTCCTGGAAG GGCCCTGCTAAGAACTGGGAGGACGTGCTGCTGGACCTGGGGGTCGCCGGGAGCGAGCCAGGGATCATCGGAGACGAGATCGCGCCGCTCGCCCTGGAGAACGTCGCTGCTCCATGA